Proteins encoded within one genomic window of Cucumis sativus cultivar 9930 chromosome 3, Cucumber_9930_V3, whole genome shotgun sequence:
- the LOC101223145 gene encoding 14 kDa proline-rich protein DC2.15, whose protein sequence is MDSKRISNATIFLVLNLVFFAFVNVCHACNDPKPKPTPKPYPNPNPTPVVKSCPRDALKLGVCTKLLNGPVSALVGSLPNTQCCSLLDGLIDLEAAVCLCTAIKANVLGININIPISLSLLVNVCGKKVPSEFQCA, encoded by the coding sequence ATGGattctaaaagaatttcaaatgCTACCATCTTTCTTGTCCTAAATCTTGTATTTTTTGCCTTTGTTAACGTATGCCATGCCTGCAACGATCCAAAGCCGAAGCCGACTCCGAAGCCTTACCCAAACCCTAACCCTACTCCAGTAGTCAAGAGCTGCCCTAGAGATGCCCTAAAGCTTGGCGTGTGCACAAAGCTATTGAACGGACCGGTCAGTGCACTTGTGGGGTCCTTACCAAACACTCAATGCTGCTCGCTTCTCGATGGGCTTATCGACCTCGAAGCCGCAGTGTGTCTTTGCACAGCCATCAAAGCCAATGTTCTTGGTATCAACATTAACATCCCTATTTCTTTGAGCTTGCTTGTCAATGTTTGTGGAAAGAAGGTTCCCTCTGAATTCCAGTGTGCCTAA
- the LOC101213948 gene encoding nitrate transporter 1.1-like, whose amino-acid sequence MNSSTHSQTKAILPDAWDYKGRPADRSKTGRWTAAAMILGGEAVERLTTLGIAVNLVTYMTGTMHLGNAVSANIVTNFLGTSFMLCLLGGFIADTFLGRYLTIAIFAAIQATGVTILTISTIIPSLRPPRCTVESSSHCAPATDFQLTILYIALYTTALGTGGLKSSVSGFGSDQFDESDKEERAQMTAFFNWFFFFISIGSLAAVTVLVYIQDNLGRQWGYGICACAIVAGLVVFVSGTKKYRFKKLVGSPLTQIATVIVAAWRKRHMDLPTDSSFLLDIDDFEDERKNGKMKKQKLPRSKQFRFLDKAAIREPEKGADIALMNKWNISTLTDVEEVKMVIRMLPIWATNIMFWTVYAQMTTFSVSQATTMDRHIGKSFEIPAASLTVFFVGSILLTVPIYDRLIVPIARKILKNPQGLTPLQRIGVGLVLSIFAMVAAALAELKRLRVATSHHMVNETTELPLSVFWLIPQFFLVGSGEAFTYIGQLDFFLRECPKGMKTMSTGLFLSTLSLGFFFSSFLVTIVHKITGNKPWLADNLNQGKLYDFYWLLAILSALNFGIYLVCAKWYVYKDKRLAEEGIELEESEMVCHA is encoded by the exons ATGAATTCCTCTACTCACTCACAGACCAAAGCTATTCTCCCAGATGCTTGGGACTACAAAGGCCGCCCTGCTGACCGCTCAAAAACCGGTCGCTGGACCGCAGCTGCCATGATTCTCG gaGGTGAGGCTGTAGAGAGGCTTACAACACTTGGAATTGCTGTGAATTTGGTGACATATATGACAGGAACTATGCATTTGGGGAATGCAGTTTCTGCTAATATTGTCACTAATTTTCTTGGCACTTCCTTTATGCTTTGTCTTCTTGGTGGTTTCATTGCTGATACATTTCTTGGCAg gtACCTCACAATTGCCATCTTTGCAGCCATCCAAGCAact gGTGTTACAATCTTAACCATTTCTACCATAATTCCTTCCCTCCGCCCGCCGAGATGCACAGTAGAGTCGTCATCACATTGCGCTCCCGCCACCGACTTTCAACTGACGATCCTCTACATCGCTCTTTACACGACCGCTCTCGGCACTGGTGGATTGAAATCCAGTGTCTCTGGTTTCGGTTCCGATCAGTTTGATGAGTCAGATAAAGAGGAGAGAGCCCAAATGACTGCCTTCTTCAActggttcttcttctttattagtATTGGATCGCTCGCTGCCGTGACAGTTCTCGTCTACATTCAAGACAATTTAGGGCGACAATGGGGGTACGGTATTTGTGCTTGTGCCATTGTAGCTGGATTAGTTGTATTTGTCTCCGGAACAAAAAAATATCGATTCAAGAAGTTGGTCGGTAGCCCGTTGACACAGATTGCTACGGTTATTGTCGCTGCTTGGAGGAAACGACATATGGATTTGCCAACTGATTCGTCGTTTTTGTTGGACATTGATGACTTTGAAGATGAAAGGAAAAACgggaagatgaagaaacaaaagctTCCTCGTTCTAAACAGTTCAG ATTTTTGGACAAAGCAGCCATAAGAGAGCCAGAAAAAGGGGCTGACATTGCATTAATGAATAAATGGAACATATCAACCCTAACTGATGTTGAAGAGGTAAAAATGGTAATAAGAATGCTTCCCATTTGGGCCACAAACATAATGTTTTGGACAGTCTATGCCCAAATGACCACCTTCTCTGTCTCACAAGCCACCACCATGGATCGCCACATCGGAAAATCGTTTGAAATTCCTGCTGCCTCCCTCACTGTTTTTTTCGTAGGAAGCATTCTCTTAACCGTTCCTATATATGATCGACTCATCGTCCCCATTGCTCGAAAGATTCTAAAAAACCCTCAAGGCCTTACCCCATTACAACGAATTGGTGTCGGTTTAGTTCTGTCGATCTTCGCAATGGTAGCCGCAGCCCTAGCCGAGCTAAAGCGACTAAGAGTTGCGACTTCGCATCATATGGTTAATGAGACAACCGAGCTACCCTTGAGTGTCTTTTGGTTGATACCACAATTCTTTTTGGTAGGGTCAGGTGAGGCATTTACATATATAGGGCAACTTGATTTCTTCTTAAGGGAGTGCCCCAAAGGGATGAAAACAATGAGCACAGGGCTATTTCTAAGCACATTAtcattagggtttttttttagctctttTTTGGTGACAATTGTGCACAAAATAACTGGAAATAAGCCATGGTTGGCTGATAATCTCAACCAAGGGAAGCTTTACGATTTCTATTGGCTTTTGGCAATTTTGAGTGCTTTGAATTTTGGGATTTATTTGGTTTGTGCAAAATGGTATGTGTACAAAGACAAGAGGCTGGCTGAAGAGGGAATTGAATTGGAGGAATCAGAAATGGTTTGCCATGCTTAA